Proteins found in one Ostrinia nubilalis chromosome 27, ilOstNubi1.1, whole genome shotgun sequence genomic segment:
- the LOC135084988 gene encoding proteasome subunit beta type-4 — protein sequence MAFMGDTMNPAPLWHNGPSPGAFYNFPGNSSTFGPGSHSASDFRAHSAAPITTTTTVIGVKFDKGVVIAADTLGSYGSLARFRDCPRVMKVNDLILLGSGGDYADFQYLKDIIDQKIIDEKCIGDGLQLKPRSLHCWLTRVLYNKRSKMDPLWSNYVVAGIQDGEPFLGAVDKLGTAYEDAAIATGLGAYMATPLIRDALDKGGLDEQGAKALVQKCLEVLYYRDARAFQRYQLGVVTAAGVQVQDLAEITPRWELAHMIHMK from the exons atggCGTTTATGGGTGATACGATGAATCCGGCGCCTCTTTGGCATAATGGTCCATCTCCGGGAGCGTTTTACAATTTCCCTGGAAACTCCTCCACATTCGGTCCTGGGAGCCACTCAGCTTCAGATTTCAGAGCACA TTCAGCTGCCCCTATTACAACCACCACCACAGTCATCGGAGTGAAGTTTGACAAAGGTGTGGTGATCGCGGCCGACACCCTGGGTTCATACGGCAGCTTGGCCAGGTTCCGTGACTGTCCCCGTGTGATGAAAGTCAATGATCTCATACTTCTTGGTTCTGGTGGGGATTATGCTGATTTCCAGTACTTGAAGGACATTATTGACCAGAAAAT TATCGATGAGAAGTGCATCGGCGACGGACTGCAACTGAAGCCGCGCTCGCTTCACTGCTGGCTCACACGGGTGCTGTACAACAAACGTAGCAAGATGGACCCTCTCTGGAGCAACTATGTCGTCGCTGGGATTCAG GACGGAGAGCCTTTCCTAGGTGCGGTGGACAAGCTAGGCACAGCGTATGAAGACGCTGCCATCGCAACCGGCTTGGGAGCATACATGGCCACTCCGCTTATACGAGATGCCCTCGACAAAGGGGGACTGGATGAACAGGGTGCTAA GGCCCTAGTCCAAAAGTGCCTCGAAGTTTTGTACTACCGCGACGCGCGCGCCTTCCAGCGCTACCAACTGGGCGTGGTGACGGCGGCCGGGGTCCAGGTGCAAGACCTGGCCGAGATAACTCCGCGCTGGGAGCTGGCGCACATGATCCATATGAAGTGA
- the LOC135084970 gene encoding large ribosomal subunit protein uL14 produces the protein MSKRGRGGSAGAKFRISLGLPVGAVINCADNTGAKNLYVIAVQGIKGRLNRLPAAGSGDMIVATVKKGKPELRKKVMPAVVIRQRKPFRRRDGVFIYFEDNAGVIVNNKGEMKGSAITGPVAKECADLWPRIASNASSIA, from the exons ATGTCTAAGAGAG GACGTGGTGGTTCCGCGGGAGCGAAGTTCCGCATCTCGCTGGGTCTCCCAGTGGGTGCCGTCATCAACTGCGCAGACAACACAG GGGCTAAGAACCTGTACGTCATTGCTGTGCAGGGCATCAAGGGTCGCCTGAACAGACTGCCGGCCGCCGGTTCCGGAGACATGATCGTCGCCACAGTAAAGAAGGGCAAACCTGAACTCAGAAAAAAG GTAATGCCAGCAGTGGTGATACGGCAGCGGAAACCTTTCAGAAGGCGGGATGGTGTCTTTATATACTTCGAAGACAACGCGGGCGTGATAGTAAACAACAAGGGAGAGATGAAGGGATCAGCTATCACCGGTCCCGTAGCGAAGGAGTGCGCGGATCTGTGGCCCCGTATCGCTTCCAACGCCAGCTCGATAGCTTAA